One genomic window of Gossypium hirsutum isolate 1008001.06 chromosome D11, Gossypium_hirsutum_v2.1, whole genome shotgun sequence includes the following:
- the LOC121223760 gene encoding non-specific lipid transfer protein GPI-anchored 5 isoform X1, with protein sequence MKGSAMVAMLFIIATNLWTGSMAQSSCTNVLISMSPCLDYIQGNSSKPSSSCCSQLANVVRSNPQCLCQVLNGGASSLGVSVNQTQAMALPTACNVKTPPASQCNAASSPSGSPSGTSNSPSSGGGGSKSNVPTTDDSTSAGNSTKLSFSVVCLFFLLFIASA encoded by the exons ATGAAGGGATCAGCAATGGTTGCAATGCTTTTTATAATCGCAACAAATTTATGGACAGGATCTATGGCACAATCAAGTTGCACCAATGTTCTCATCAGCATGTCTCCCTGCCTGGATTACATACAAGGGAACTCTTCGAAACCCTCTTCTTCGTGCTGCTCGCAGCTTGCTAATGTTGTGAGGTCAAACCCTCAGTGCCTCTGCCAGGTCCTCAACGGTGGTGCTTCATCACTTGGTGTCAGTGTTAATCAGACTCAGGCAATGGCTCTCCCAACAGCTTGCAATGTTAAGACTCCCCCTGCTAGCCAGTGCAATG CAGCATCTTCTCCCTCTGGCTCTCCATCAGGAACATCAAATTCTCCATCATCAG GTGGTGGTGGTTCAAAGAGTAATGTTCCAACAACAGACGATAGCACATCAGCAGGGAACTCCACGAAGCTGTCATTTTCAGTGGTCTGCCTCTTCTTCTTGCTCTTCATCGCCTCGGCTTAG
- the LOC121223760 gene encoding non-specific lipid transfer protein GPI-anchored 5 isoform X2 produces the protein MKGSAMVAMLFIIATNLWTGSMAQSSCTNVLISMSPCLDYIQGNSSKPSSSCCSQLANVVRSNPQCLCQVLNGGASSLGVSVNQTQAMALPTACNVKTPPASQCNASSPSGSPSGTSNSPSSGGGGSKSNVPTTDDSTSAGNSTKLSFSVVCLFFLLFIASA, from the exons ATGAAGGGATCAGCAATGGTTGCAATGCTTTTTATAATCGCAACAAATTTATGGACAGGATCTATGGCACAATCAAGTTGCACCAATGTTCTCATCAGCATGTCTCCCTGCCTGGATTACATACAAGGGAACTCTTCGAAACCCTCTTCTTCGTGCTGCTCGCAGCTTGCTAATGTTGTGAGGTCAAACCCTCAGTGCCTCTGCCAGGTCCTCAACGGTGGTGCTTCATCACTTGGTGTCAGTGTTAATCAGACTCAGGCAATGGCTCTCCCAACAGCTTGCAATGTTAAGACTCCCCCTGCTAGCCAGTGCAATG CATCTTCTCCCTCTGGCTCTCCATCAGGAACATCAAATTCTCCATCATCAG GTGGTGGTGGTTCAAAGAGTAATGTTCCAACAACAGACGATAGCACATCAGCAGGGAACTCCACGAAGCTGTCATTTTCAGTGGTCTGCCTCTTCTTCTTGCTCTTCATCGCCTCGGCTTAG
- the LOC107922828 gene encoding F-box/kelch-repeat protein SKIP30, giving the protein MSGLIEGLPDAVALRCLARVPFYLHPKLEIVSHSWRAAIRSPELFRARQEIGSTEELLCVCAFDPENLWQMYDSLRDLWITLPVLPSKVRHLAHFGVVSTGGKLFVLGGGSEDVDPLTGDQDGSFATNEVWSYDPVVRRWAQHASMILPRAMFACCVLEGKIIVAGGFTSCRKSISQAEMYDHEKDVWIPIPDLHCTHNSACTGLVIGGKVHVLHKGLSKVQVLDNVCSGWTVEDYGWLQGPMAVVQGALYVMSHGLIFKQEKEVRKVVTSSSEFRRRIGFAMTGVRDEIYVIGGVIGPDRFNWDIKPMSDVDILTVGGDRPTWRQAAPMTMCRGTIFGCTQLRI; this is encoded by the coding sequence ATGTCTGGATTAATTGAAGGTCTTCCGGATGCTGTTGCCCTTAGGTGCCTAGCACGGGTTCCCTTCTACCTACATCCTAAGTTGGAGATTGTTTCTCATTCCTGGAGAGCTGCCATTCGTAGCCCCGAGCTTTTTAGAGCTCGACAGGAAATTGGCTCAACAGAGGAGCTTCTATGCGTGTGTGCCTTTGATCCGGAGAATTTATGGCAGATGTATGATTCTTTACGTGATCTTTGGATTACTCTTCCTGTCCTTCCCTCGAAGGTCAGGCACCTTGCTCACTTTGGTGTGGTCTCTACTGGTGGGAAGCTGTTTGTGCTTGGTGGTGGAAGTGAGGATGTCGACCCTTTGACTGGTGACCAAGATGGGAGTTTTGCAACTAATGAAGTCTGGTCATATGACCCTGTAGTGCGTCGGTGGGCTCAACATGCATCCATGATCTTACCTCGTGCTATGTTTGCATGTTGTGTGTTGGAAGGAAAGATCATCGTTGCTGGAGGTTTCACCAGCTGCAGAAAATCTATATCTCAAGCAGAAATGTATGATCATGAGAAGGATGTGTGGATTCCGATACCTGATCTCCACTGCACCCACAATTCAGCATGCACAGGGTTAGTTATTGGAGGAAAGGTGCACGTGTTGCACAAGGGATTATCTAAAGTGCAAGTCCTGGACAACGTGTGCTCTGGGTGGACAGTGGAGGATTACGGTTGGCTCCAGGGTCCAATGGCAGTTGTACAGGGAGCCCTCTATGTGATGAGCCATGGGCTTATTTTCAAGCAAGAAAAGGAAGTGAGAAAGGTCGTTACCTCTTCTTCGGAGTTTCGTAGGAGAATCGGGTTTGCAATGACAGGAGTGAGAGATGAAATTTACGTGATCGGAGGGGTAATTGGCCCGGATCGATTTAATTGGGATATCAAACCCATGTCTGATGTTGATATCTTGACGGTTGGGGGTGATAGACCTACATGGCGTCAGGCTGCTCCAATGACAATGTGCCGAGGAACAATTTTTGGTTGTACACAGCTAAGAATTTAG
- the LOC107923206 gene encoding non-specific lipid transfer protein GPI-anchored 5: MASRGVEMGLILVLMTMVWAGANAQSCASALTSLAPCVNYITGNSSTPSSTCCSQLQTVVRLSPQCLCSVLNNGASLGITINQTLATQLPGACQVQTPPISQCNGSPAGSPSDSSDDTPEGAVTPSASEIPSGTGSKTVPSIDGDHPGQA; this comes from the exons ATGGCTTCAAGAGGTGTTGAGATGGGTCTAATCCTAGTACTGATGACAATGGTATGGGCTGGAGCCAACGCCCAAAGCTGCGCCTCCGCACTCACCAGCTTAGCCCCATGCGTTAACTACATTACAGGAAATTCCTCCACCCCTTCATCTACATGCTGCTCACAGCTGCAGACCGTCGTTCGATTATCACCTCAATGCCTTTGCTCCGTGCTTAATAATGGCGCTTCCTTAGGAATCACTATAAACCAGACCCTGGCCACGCAACTCCCTGGGGCTTGCCAGGTGCAAACTCCACCAATTAGCCAGTGTAACG GGTCTCCAGCTGGTTCACCATCAGATTCTTCTGATGATACACCCGAGGGTGCCGTTACACCATCAGCATCAGAGATTCCTTCAG GAACAGGGTCTAAAACTGTTCCATCCATCGACGGGGATCATCCGGGGCAAGCATAG